In Granulicella mallensis MP5ACTX8, the sequence CCATCGCGCATGGGGACCATCTCCACACGCTTCACGTAGTCGTAGTCGTCCTTCGGAGCGGTGAACTTCGCCGGAATGTCCGGAGTTGTGGTCGGGGTTTGCGCGAAGGCAGATAGTCCCAGCGACAGGGCTGCCAGGGCAAGGGTAAGAGTACGGGGAGTAAGAGACATGAGCCGTCCTTATTTCTCAAAAGATTTACTGGATGCAATGCGATTGGAGTGATAGCCCTGCTGCGAGCTGATTCGCAGTATACCAAGACGAATCGACGGAACCGGATTCCTGCGTAACAATGCACTAAGCCCCACTCGTGGAGAACGCCTTGCTGCTCTGGACTTTTTTTCTGCTCGCCTTTAGCGCGATGCTCCCGTTAATCAACCCGTTAGGGTCGGCACTGGTCTTTGTCGGTCTCGTCGGCCCTGAACCGCCGGAGGTCTATCGATCGCTGGCGCGCCGAATCGCCATCAATACGGTCATCTTCCTCTCGATTATCGAGGTTGTAGGATCGGCCATCCTCAATTTCTTTGGGGTCTCTCTTCCGATCGTGCAGGTTTCGGGCGGCATTGTCATCGCGGCTATAGGCTGGTCGCTTCTCAACGAAAACGACGCCCATGCAAACGTAAAGAATAAGCAGGCGGAGATGGAGGCTCAGTCCGACGCTGGAGCGCGGGATCTCCAGGAAAAAGCCTTCTACCCGTTCACCTTTCCTGTGACGGCAGGTCCTGGCACGCTTGTTGTGATGCTGACACTCAGTGCACACGCCTCAAATCCAATGCTCTCGAAGAATGTGCTGGGCCATCTTGGAATATTTCTGGCAGTCATCGTTCTTAGCGCGCTGATCTACCTCTGCTATGCCTACGCTCCAAAGATCACAACTTCGATCTCGGAGTCCACGGCGCACGGAATCCTGCGAGTCGTGGCTTTCATCCTGTTGAGCATTGGCGTCCAGATCGCCTGGAACGGCCTCTCCGTACTGCTTGCCTCTGTGCTTAAGCGATAGACAAGCACAGAGGCTGCGCAAGAACCGGAAGGGCAAGGTCGAAACCGAGCCCTTCCGATTTGTACTCATCATGACTACTGAACAATTTTGATAGGAGCCTGCCAGAACGTGCTCTTCATGTCTGTTGGATCAAGTACAGTCACCTGACAATCGTATTCACCAGGTGAAAGCTGAGGCGGCAGGCTAAGGCTGAAGTTGAGAGGCACCATGCCCAGGTGGCTTCCGGCCGCAGGAGTAACAGCTATAGGCTGCGTCTCAAAGACCTTTGCCTGATCACGATAAAAGCTTACGAACGCGACGAGCGGCTTGGGAGTTGTAGCAGCCTCCTCGTAAGCCTGCAGATAGACGTACATCTCCCTGCCGCTGTTGAAGACTCGCGTCACGCTCGGAATCAGTTTCTTCCCATCCTGTACCAGCGGATTAACGGCTGCCTGCTTGATCTGGTCTTTGCTCTTCGCTGCGTCATAAAGGGCATCCTTCATGTCGACGCGCTGGCTGCTTAGAACCACGGAACTGATAGGGACACGCTTGTCTTCTTTATTCAGATTTGGAATGACAAAGTTTGTCTGATAGGTACCAATTCTTCCCGTCTCGTCATCACGAGCCAGAAACTTGATGGCGTATTTACCGGGCAACAGCGTATAGCCTCCATCGTATTCAATCGGCCGATGGCTAAGCTCGCTGGCGGTGGCATCGCTCAGCTTGATGTTGACGTTGTCACGCATGTTCTCAACGGTAATGCCGCCGTAGATATCCTTGATCTCTCCGACAAAGTCGATGAGCGTATGGTCGGCTCCTCCACGTTTGGCCAGCGCCAGTTCACGCCCGGGAATCTTCACCATGATAGGAACGAAGTACTCCGCACGATTGAGTTGGAAGTAATTGATCTCCATCGCGACAGTGAGTTCGGTGATGGGATCGCCCAGCATGAGGGCATCCTCGAGTTGGCGCTCCTTGTCGGCGACCGAAAACTTGCTGAACACTTTACCGGCGAAGTATCCCTGCCGGTAGTCGAGTTTGGCGTTGGCATCCTTGTTGAGGGTGACCTTGATCTTGCGGAAACGGCCGTCGAGAGCGGGGTTAGAGGTGTAGTACTCGATGATGTAGTAGTCGGAGATGGCCTGCTGCGCCTGTACGATTCCCTTCGTCAGGTCGTTGTAATCCAGCAGCGCCTTGCCGCCGGTATCGCCGGCGAGCGCGAAGAGAGTGTCCTGCGACTGCTGAAAGTTGCCCGTCGTAGCAAGTGCCGCAGCGCCGGTGTACATCCCCTGATTGCCTGGCGAACCCTGCGTGGCATCGCCGAGTGGAGCTCCCGCAACGAGGCCGCGCGCGTCGATGGGCCAGAACGAGACGCCTGCGCGGATAGCTGCATCGACAGTGGCATGAAGCTGCGCCTGGTTATCGACGCCATTCAGTCGTAGGCCGCTGGCAAAGTAAATCAGCGATTTCTTCTCGCTTAGCTGGCCCAGCATGTTCGCAGCGGTCTGCAATGCGGATAGCTGGCGGTCGGTGTTGAAGACATTGAACTCACCGTCATCCTGACCGAAGGCAGCGCCGGTGTCGGCGCTGCTGGCATCATCGACGGACTCGACCGAGCCCTGGCCTTCTCCAACGATCAATGTTTCCAGGATGCTGAGAAGCTTGTTTCGATCGGCGGTGAAGTCTTGCAACACATCCACCGAGCCTCCCTGGTAGCGCAGGATCGAGACAAGGTCGACTTCAGTTAACTGGGTGCGAACGAACTTCTCGGCCGCGCTCAGAGCACGCAACTGCTCGGCGGGGCGCATCGCGCTCATATCAAAGTAGAGCGCGAGAAGACGACGGTTTTTGTACCTGAGATTATCGGTGGACTCCGGCGCGACCTGCGTGTGCGCGAGCCGGTTGTAAATCTTGATGTCTTCCTTGCCGGCGGCAACCGGTACAACTGGAAGAGGGTTCGTCGGAAGCACCTGATGCTCGCAGAAGCGAATCTTCTGAGGTATGCCGTCCTCAGTAAGCGTAAAATCCTGCGCCGTGAGGCCAGGGACAGGATTGCCCTGCTTATCTTTGACGACAACCGTCTCAACAACCAGCTGAGATCGCACCGACAGCGTAAAGGTGGTTGGCGCGTCCGGATCTTTATTCTGGCCGATTGTCTGGGCACCAGCCCCTGTGCTGAAACCAACCGCTGCGAGAAGAAATGCTATGAGTATCGATCGCATACTAGAACCTCAATCTCGCGGTAGTTTGCAGGCTGCGCATGGCGTTGGTAGATGCTGGCAGTCCGAAGAGCGGGCTGCTCAAGGCCGGATTCGAAGCGACGCCTATAACTGGATTTAAAGTCGTGTTCCAACTAGTGAAGACGACGTGATTCAGCAGATTGGTGGAGTCGACGCGTATATCAAGATTGTATTTTTTACCCACACGAAAGGTCCGAGCGAGAGAAAGGTTGAAGGTGAACTCCCCTGGGCCGGCAATAGAGTCTCTTCCCGCATCTCCCCATTGTCCGGGTTGAGGGGCGGCAAAGGCAGAGGGATTGAGAAACCGCCCTCCAGTTGCTGCATGGATAGGTTCGGAGGTTCTATCCGGACGGATGCTGCCCGTTACGCCTGTGCCAGGTACGGCAGCGAGATAGATCGGCGTCTCCGGCAGACCGCTGCCTGCAACGATCGTGCCTACGACCGTCCATTCCTTGAATGCTCTTCCTCGCCATCCGGTCATCAAAGTTCCCCCACCAAGCCCCATACCGCTTGTGTACTGAAAGGTAGCGTTCAACAGATGTCGTTGGTCAAAGGTCGAAAGCCCCCGCTCCGCATCCAGGTCGAGCCAGTTCTGGGCAATAGATGCGTTCGCCGCGGCCTGACTCACTGCACCGGCAGCTACCGGCCCCTGGCCTCCAAGCACGGAGTCATCATCGATCGATTTCGAGAAGGTGTACTGCAAAGAAGCGGTAAAGCCGCTACGCAGTCTGCGCCGCAGTTGAATGCTTCCAGCCTGGCGCGTAGAGCTTCCGTTGGAGGTGCGGTACACAAAGCCCAGAGGGCAAGAGGGACATGGATTTACTGTGCCGATGGGATAGGTGTTCGGCAAGAACTCCTGCACACCATGTGCACCCTTGATCCCGAGATAAGTTGCAGTCATCTGCAGCGCAGCAGGCAGGTCACGCTGTACCGCAACCTGCCAGGTCTGCGCGTAGCCTACGCGGAAGTTCGGATCGACCGCGAATGAATCCTGCGTCGTCGGAGGACATGGAATAAACCCATTAGCGAGCGACAGCCTGCAGGTAGCGCTGTTGTATTGGACATTCAAGCTGGTTGAGAGTGGAGCTTGCTGCGCTAGTTGCAACGCAGTTCCTGTGTAGACCGACGTGTCCTGGTAGATTCCGTAGCCTGCACGAACCACCATGGAAGATCCCGGGATGGGCCGCCATGAAAGTCCGAGACGAGGTTCGACGCCACTCTTGTCCGGCCGTATCAACGAAGTAGGATAACTCTGGTCCGTCAGAGGGCCAGTAGGACTGCTGCCTAATACCGGCGCAACGGCTGAAAAGCCTGAAGCGACATCCAGATTGACGAGCCGTCCCTTCAACTCAGTGATGGGCGCGCCATACTCCCAGCGAACGCCGACGTTGAGGGTGAGATCCGGCCTGATTCTCCAGTCGTCCGTCGCGTAAATTGCATAGACAGATTGCCGGAAATATTTATCTGCGTTGCCAAAGGCGATCTGGCTCGTGTCCGGAATGCCGGCGAGGAAATCGGCGAAGTCTGAAACGCCCGTTACAGCGCCGGTAAAGGTGTAGGAGCCGCGCGGGTTTTGTTGCGACAGGTAGTTGAACTCCTGCCTGCGGAAGTCGGTGCCGAAGGTAAAGTTATGATGCCCTCGATACCACTCCAAGGAGGGTGCAATGCCATCGGTGCGGTTGCGATTGAAAGAGCTCTGGGCATCCGAGAGTGAGGCGATACCGCTCGAAAAGGTGAGGGACGGAGGACCCCAGTTGGTGGGGTCCTGGTTGTTCCCGTAGGGAGTTGCAGGAGTGTTGGCCGAGATACCCGCTAGCCCGGATACGTTGGTGCGGTTTGCAAAGTATGGCGTTACCTGCGTTCTCAAGCGGCTAAAGCTAAACCCGGTATTCAGATAGAGACTGTGATTGAAGCGGTGTTGCCAGTTAAGCGTCGTGTTAATGCCCAGCGTGTCGGTTGTATCGAGAAAGCCGAAGAGATTTGTGCCGTCCGCACGGGTGCTCTGAAAGGCAAAGCTGCCATAGACCTCGTCTCTATGCCCGATGGACTTATCAAGACGCGTTTGCAGGACATCCTGATGCGAAGCGCTGAGAATCGGAATCTGGTAGTTATAGAGCGAGGTCCCCGACACATTGGGCAAGGGATAGAGCGCCAACAGAGCCTGCGCCACGGGGTCGATAGGGGTGGCGCTGCGCTGCTCCAGGGTCGGCACCAATCCGGAATCTGTCGTGGCAATGCTGCTGCGCGTCGTCAGATATTGGATGAAGAAATTGGGACCGCGAGGCATCAGGTGGGGAATATTCAGCGGGCCGCCAAAGGTCAGGCCTGCTGTGATCGTGTTGTAGGCAGACTTCGGGGTGTCTAGTCCGCTCAACGAATAAGGCCGAGCATCGAGTGCGGAGTTATCTAGCTTGAGAACAAGCCCACCCGTATAGAGACTCTTTGATCCCTTTCGCGTATTTCCGAATGCCTGGGCGAGTGTGAACTGCGACGTCGCCGCATTGTTCACGCTGCCGTTGACGAGAAAGCCGTCGGAGGATTGCTGGTTGGAAGTGTCTGCCGGTTTTGGCATAGCTGCATTCTCCGCGGGCTTTGGAGCATCGATCTTGCCCGGTGTGGCTGCAACGCTGGGATTGGGCGGCAGTACAGGCGGCGGTTTAATAATCTTGGTCTGCGCGATGATCTGATCGAGCGGGAGCATCTTCAACTCCCACTTGATGGACGGCATATTAGAAGAGATCGTGACATCCTGCTCGACTGGAGAGAAGCACGACATCACAACTTCAATCTTCCATGCGCCATCCGGAAGATCGGGAAAAGAGTAGCTTCCCTGCTCGTTGGAGATTGCGACGAATTTCTTACCGCCTTGCGTAGCCGTAATCGTCGCACCCGGGACCGGCAGACCGTTGAAGGTCACCTGGCCATGATGCTCCGACGCTATAGCTAAACCTGATGTAAATAGAAATGCAAGAAGACAGAAGAGGCGAAGATACCTGCTCACCCGTTGCGACAATATCGAATACGTCATCCGCAGCTCATTCTCCGAAGGTCTCTCATGATCTATACGTTAGTTCAACGAGAGATGTTCAATATGGTCGACAACAATAAAATTCACGGGACCCTTTTGTGCCTCGAGCTTTAGCCCGAGTTGTTCCTTCAAAGCCTCAAGAAACGTCGGTCCTGACGTATCAGAGGGGATGTCCATGGCGGAGGCTATGGAGTGATGAGTTTCAGGAGTCCACTCAAGCGTGAAATCGAAGGTTCCACTCAGCCCGGTCCGATCCATAACAGGCCGTCCTAAAGCTCCCCAGTCAGGCAATGCGCTTGCGATCAATCCTATATTCACATTGCGTGCGCCGACGTTTAGGCGGGCGGGGGCGCTCGCCGGAATCAATACAGGGCCCCCGCAGGTCTGGGGAAATCCTCCGGCTGTTGCCGAGGGTGCAGCGTTAGAGGCGCGATCTGGTTCAGGTGTAAGTGTTGTGGAGCAGGAAGAATCGTTTGGATGGGGCCGGAGTCTTGGGCCCGTCTTTTCTGGCTTCGACAGAAGAAGTGCGAGTACGGGAACCTGCCGAGTTTCGTTGTGGACCGTCAACTTGAAACGATCCGCGAGTAGAGACCGCATCATCAAGCGCATCTCGTCCTTGGTGGGAGAGCCTTCCGACCGTGCCTGAATATCAAATCGGTCGGATGAAACCCAGTCAGGCAATCCAGACCGGAGAAATTGCAACTGATTGTTGGTCAGCTTGTACGCGAAAGCGATGTACACGATCAGAGGTGTACTGCTTGCCGAAAATAAGCCTCCATTGGGAGCATAGACATCACCAGGCCCCAGAAGAAAGTTAGACTTCGGCTTGTCGTCGGACTTGTTCTGCTTGACGGAGGCCACGTCGAATTGAATCTTTTGGCTGCCAGATGTCTCTGCTGAGGGAATTGCCAGTGGCGATTGTGCCTGGCTTTGGGTTGGAAGCACAAGTTGCATGGCTACAACGATTAACCCCAGCGTAATCATCGAATGCCTTTTTCGGCCCCATAGCTTGTGCCCGGCGTGTTCGGTCAACATCCTGATGATCCTTCTCTTGACTCAGGCTACAAGCTTAGACATTACTTTCCCGTGCACAACGAGTTCGCTCAAAGGCACAGATGGTTCCAACTTTGACTTCGATATTCGTCAGACGAAGCAAGTCTGACGATGTCATCGTCACTCGTTAGTTTGCGGAAGGTTTTTCGATACGATCGAGTACAAGAACATCGGTTGCAGTCTTCTTCGCCTCCAGTTTCAACCCAAGTCGCTGGATCGCCTCAAAGAATCCTGGTGCCTCTTCAGCGCCCTCGGAAGCCTTTGTAATCGGGATCGGCAGATGCCCCTTGAACTGCGAATCATCGGGGGCAAAGGTAAGGTTGAAATCGTACTTTCCTGAAATCCCTGTCTGATCGACCACTGGACGGTCAACCACCACCATCTGCAGGGCGTCCGCAAACTGCGCCATGGTGAAATTTACCACCGGGATGGTTACTCCCCCAGGAGCAGGCCTCAACCCGAAGCCTCCCCCCGGTCCGGGAAATTGAGTTGGAGTCAGCTTCGGTCCGTCCTTTCCAGCGGTCAACACGAACGCCGAAAGCTCTCGTTTGTCGTGATGGAACTTTACCTGAAACCGATCGACCAGCAGCTTCTGAAATACAGTCTGCAACTGCTTAGTGTCTGGATCCCCCTCCACATTTACTGTGGCCTCGATATCGTAACGATCTTTGTCCGACCAATCCGGCGCTCCTACAACCTGTTTTGCCTGAAGGTGATATGCAAAGCAGATCAGATCGACCAAAGATGCATTGTTTGAGATGACGGCATGCCCGTTAAAACCAATACTCTGCACGTTTGGAGATCCGGAGTTATTCGGCTTAATGGTCGCCACATCAAACGAAGGGTCGGCATCTGCCGCCATCGCCTTCCTAGGTACAAATGCCGGAATCTCCCACGCTGTCTCCGTAGTCGCCCGCACCAGAGTCAGCGGCCGCGGGGTGGGCCCCTGGCTCCAGGTTCCTACGATGGATTTACCATCCGCACTCAGCTTCCCTTCGTATTTACCGAAGAACCACTCAGCCTTGAAAGTAGAATCATCCAAAGCGACAGAAGAAGAGCTCATCGGTCGAGCATCCTGATCAATGCTGTACATGACAGCCTTCAACTTGCCATCGTTCTTTGAGATTTTGAAAACAGTCCGGAGATCTCGATTGCCCGTCAACGTTCCCTGCCAAGTCCCGGTAATGCCTGTTGCATTCTCAGTCGTGGTCTGGGCTTGCACATGCTTGATGTGTACCAGGCCAAAGATGACCGGCGTCGTCACGGCAACGATTGCAGCGATACCAAGCAAAAGCTTTCTGCCGAAATCGAGTTTCCGCACTGCCTGCTCGGTCATGATTCGCACGATGCGCCGCTTCAAGTCCGCCCCGGTAATTCCTGAGACACAAGCCAACGGCGACTCGACGTAGAACTTGCAGACGCTGAGGATGCTCTCGGCATAGAGGGGCGCGTCGTTACCCGACTGCAGTACGGCTTCGTCGCAGGCCCGCTCACGCTCATCCAACAGCCGAGCCTTAATCCACCACACCGCGGGATGAAACCAGAAGAGCGTTTCCACGATCATGTGGATGGCCGCAGTGAGATTGTCGCGCCGCCGAATGTGGCACATCTCATGAGCGATGATCGTGCCGAACTGCGGCGGGGTAAGACGTTCATCGATTCCCTTCGGCAGCAGCAGCACAGGACGAACGATACCGAAGACGCCAGGCTCAAGAAGGTTGGGAGAAGAGAGAACAGGCAAATCTCCCAGCAGCGTCGTCTGGGTAGAAGCACGGACAATCGCGCGAACCTTCCACCAACTGCGTGCCCAGGAAAACACGATAGCCAGCGCGCCGCACAGCCAGACTGCAAGCAGTATCAGCGGCCAAACCTCGGTGTGGGTCAAAGCTGCGGCAGAAGCGGTGCCAGCATGAACGGCAACAGAAGAAGTAGCAGTGGCAGAGGCCGCAGTCTGGGCAAAGGGCTGCGTGAACTGCTCCATCACGTCTGCGAATGCTGGCTGTTGAATAGGAGTAGCCATCCTAGCGCGCAGCGATTCACCGGCCACAATAAGAAGTGAGAATGGAACTAGAAACTTCAGGGACGAGATCATCCACACCCAATAGCGCATCCTGGCGTGATTATTCCGCAGAGCCAGTGTAAGGAGCCATGCCATCAAAACGATAACGGTCGACTGCCAGAGATGATTGACCAGCGCCGCAGTCCGCATTTCATTCCAGAATGATGAAAGCATCATAGCTTCTTCTCCTTTGCAGAAAGGCTCCTCAACGTCTTCTCCGCTTCCTTTACATCCTCCAGCGTGAGTCTGCCGGATTCGATCAGATGCACCATGACAGGCTGCGTACGTCCCCCAAATAGAGCTAACAGGTCGTCGACAAGCCTGCGCTGTGCTGCATCGCGAGAGATCGTTGCTTCGAAGACATGGAAGTTTCCGACCTTCCTCACGCGCCGCAGTATCTTCTTCTCTTCCATGCGGTACATGGTGGTTTGGATCGTCGTATAGGCAGGCCTTCCCTTCTCAGGAAAAGCTTCCTGTATCTCGCGGATTGAGGATTCGCCTCGAGTCCAAAGCGTCTCCATGATCCGCAGTTCGAGTTTCGTCAGTTTGGGTCCCGGCATCTTAGCAACTACCTCTGTGTTTTTCTCTACTACATATGTGGTAGAAGCTACCACGAGTGTTTGAGCGAAAGCAAGAAGAGATAAACGGGGGTTGATTTGCGAACCGGGGCCGCCAAAGATCCGCAGCGAACAGCTTTGGGATGCCTAATCTTCAGAAGGCATCTGAACGTGGTCGACGACGAGTGTGTCTACTGGGCCTTTGGAAGGTTGCAGTTTGAGACCTAGCTGCTCCTGCAAGGCCGTGAAGAAGGGGGCCGCGGAGGATTCGGAAGAAGCATCCGGATCATCCTCCGGCGCCCACTCCAACAGGAGATCGTATTTACCTGTAAGCCCGGTCTTATCAGCGACGGTGCGATGCAGTCGATCCCCTAACATATTCGCCAAGATCCCCAAAGAAATAGCATGAGCTGTAAGTTCTGTGTTATAGACCGTCACGCCGCCACGCCCCACGCCGTTTGGGCTTTTATCTTCAGGAGAACCCTCAGGTGCGGACTCCTTGAACTTTGGGCCATCTTTGACGAGGATCATCTCGTAAAGGGGAAGCACTTTGGTTTCGGTGTGAGCCTTGAGCTGGAAACTGTCCCTCAGAAATTGCTGGATCATGGACCGGCGTTGTTGGCGACTAAGCTTCCTCAGAACCTCGACGTCCGGTTCGACGATCTTTGCTCTGACATCGAAACGCGCCGAGTTTGCCCAGCCTGGCAGGCCAAAGACTAAATCCTCTTTTATACCGTAGGCGTCCTCAAGAAGCCTCTTCAATGAGACGTTCGTTGCGGAATAGCTGTCGTCGTTGCTGTGGATGCTGACGCTCCCACTCTCGGACTTGTTGGGCTTAATCGAGACGATATCGTATGCGGGTGCTGTAGCTTCTGTGACGACGGGCCGAGAAGGCGTTCCACTTTGGCTTGAGATCGCCTGTCCAAACAATCTGCTTATAGGAATCATGAGCAGTACGGCTAGCAGCGCAACGCAAACTGCCGTCTTCCCAATGAGTTTGCTCATACCTTGATCGATCCTCTTCTTCATACCGGTATTTACTAATTTTTTGAAGGTTTTTCGACAGCATCGATCACCAGGGTCTCGACTGGCCCCTTTGTCGGTTGGAGTTTTAAGCCGAGTTGCTCCTGCAGGGCGGTAAAGAGAGTCGGCCCTGCATCCGCGGAGACATCGGCAGCCTCTCCTTCCCCAGGATTCCATTTGAGATCGATATCGTACTTGCCGGCGATTCCGGTCTTGTCCAGCACCGTACGCTGCATGGAAGACGACAACCCGTCGGCCAGGTCCTGAAGTGTTACGGCCCCTCCCTTGAACATACCTGGCCCCAATCCCCGAAAATTCGGAGATGATGGTTGTGCCTCTTTGATCTTGAATCTGCCTTTTTCCTTTACCAGTTCATAGATAGGCAGCACCTTTGTTTCGAGGTGGGTCTTCAACTTGAAACGATCGACAAGGAGAGACTGAAGCATCGCCTGGCGCTGCTCTGGAGACAACTTATTGAAGGCATCTACATCTGCGCCAGCGACCTTGGCTTCGAGATCAAAGCGAGTTGAACTCATCCAGCCGGGAGCGCCAGAGATAAGATCCTGTCTGATCCCATAGGCATAGGCAATGAGTACCTCCAACGAAATATTCGTTGCTCGAAAGCCATCGGACATATACGTCGACAGCATCGTGTACTCGGCAGACTTACTTTCCTTGACGGAAACGACATCATAATCCGGCACCTTCACCTCGGAGTTCGCGGTCTTCGAGGTGAAGGTGGATGGACTGGGCGAGCCTTGTGCCGATGCGTTCGCGGCGGCGCACAGCAGTGCTACCGCAAATACTGGAATGTAAATTTGCCTACGTATAAACCGTTTGCTCATGGCGCGAACGAGACTCTCTTCGATATGGTTAGACGAAGTTCTCGCCCTCGACTAATTTGCCGAGGGCTTCTCCACTTTATCGATAACGATCACGTCGACGGGAGTCTTCTTAGCCTCTAACTTCAGGCCTGCCTGAGCTTGCAGGGCTTGAAAGAGATCGGGAGCAGTTTCTGTCGCATCGGTCTGCGGCGGCAACTTCGGTGGATGACCGTTGAACTGCGAGTCATCAGGTGTGAATGTGAACTTGAAGTCGTACCTGCCTGTAATGGCTGTCTGATCTACTACAGGGCGATCCAACACGAGCATCTGCATGAAACTCGTAAAATCTTCCATCGTCGAATTGATTACGTTCAGCGTTACACCGCCGGATCCTGGTCGCATACCAAATCCAGGGAGTGGACCGTTCAACTGCGTCGGCGTCAGCTTTTGTCCATCTTTTCCTACCGTAAGCACGAAGGCCGAAAGCTCTCGCTTATCGTGATGGAAGGTCAGCTTGAAGCGATCCGTCAGCAGTTTTCGCATCATGTTTCTTAGCTGCTTATCGTTAGGTACGCCCTCCTGGTCGGGCACACCATCGATGTCGTACCGGTCTTTGTCCGCCCAATCGGGGCCACCTATGATTTGTTTCATCTGGACGTTGTAAGCAAACGCGATGAGATCACCCAGCGAGCCGTTGCGAATGGTAAAGTTGCGCCCTCTCACGAAAAGCCCTTGCATGCTCGGGCCTCCGGAGTTGTTTGGCTTAATGGTCGCTACGTCAAACGCTGGGTTCGCATCTGCCGCCATCAACTTTGGGGGTGCCGGAGGTGCTGGAATCTCCCACGCTGTTTCCTTGGTCGCTCGAGCCAGGTTCAGCGGTAGCGGACTGCCCTGTATCCAACTTCCTGCGATCGACTTTCCGTCCGTGCTGAGCTTGCCTTCATAATTGCCCATGATCAGTTCGATCTTCAGGGTTGAATCTACGAAGGTGACAGACGAAGCCTTGAAGGGCTGTCCTCCCTGATCGATGCTGTTCATAACAGCTCTCAACTTGCCGTCGTCCTTCGAGATGGTCAGAACGAGTCGCAGTTCTTTTCCGTTCGGCGGCGCCAGCGTCCCCTGCCATGCGCCGGTAATGTCCTGAGCGAACAACGCGCTCCCCGATAACGTTAAGAACGCGATGATCCACAGAATCATCTTCTTCATAGACAATCTCCTGAAACCTGTTTACAGACTTCGACCAGGGCCCGGCAAGAAAACGGCGTTGTGTCTTTATAGCAGTTAGACGATGTGCTGTAGGAAAATGGGATCGAAAATCGGCAGCTCTCAATACATTGGGCAGAAGAAGACGCCATGCAAAGGCATGGCGTCTTCTGTGTCTGTATCGAAACAGCTTATGCGTTGCGGAGATTGCCGATCATAGCCTGAACGTCCGCGACGTCCACCACGAAGCGGGATGAGCCATCAAACTGGTCTGTTTCCTCCAGCACCCAGTTGCGCTCATGCTGCATTCCGCTGGCTTCGCTGCTGCGGAGTGAACCATGGAAATGGTTCGCACCAGTAGATCGAGCGAGGGCGATTGCATCCTTGATGCGGAGACCTCCCCCGACAGCGATCTCAATTCGTCCAGCAGCTTGCTGTACCAATTGCGCCAGCTTGCCGGCTCCCGCCAGAACATCGGGTTCACCACCCGAAGTGAGAATACGTCTGCATCCTGTGCCAAGGATATCTTCGAGGGCTTGCTCAAGAGCGACGGTGTAGTCAAAGGCCCGATGGAACGTGACTTCCAGCGGTGCAGCCAGCTCTACGAGTTCACGGGTACGCTCGACATCCACCGTGCCATCGGCACGGAGAATACCGAGGACAAAACCTGTAGCTCCAAGGGTGCGTGCATGAGAGAGGTCTTCCTGCATGAGCTTAAACTCATCCTCCGTATAGAGGAAGTCGCCGCCGCGAGGCCGCAGCAGGACATGCACGGGGAGCTCGCTGCGCAGAACCGCTGCACGGATAAGACCGTGGCTGGGTGTGAGGCCGCCCTCACTGAGCGCGGAGCAAAGTTCGATGCGGTCCGCCCCTCCTTCGCGTGCTGCGAGGCAGGCCTGGATACTCTCCGCACAAAGTTCGAAGACAATCTTGCGCATTAAATCACACGGACCAAATGAAACA encodes:
- a CDS encoding MarC family protein translates to MLLWTFFLLAFSAMLPLINPLGSALVFVGLVGPEPPEVYRSLARRIAINTVIFLSIIEVVGSAILNFFGVSLPIVQVSGGIVIAAIGWSLLNENDAHANVKNKQAEMEAQSDAGARDLQEKAFYPFTFPVTAGPGTLVVMLTLSAHASNPMLSKNVLGHLGIFLAVIVLSALIYLCYAYAPKITTSISESTAHGILRVVAFILLSIGVQIAWNGLSVLLASVLKR
- a CDS encoding VWA domain-containing protein, translating into MRSILIAFLLAAVGFSTGAGAQTIGQNKDPDAPTTFTLSVRSQLVVETVVVKDKQGNPVPGLTAQDFTLTEDGIPQKIRFCEHQVLPTNPLPVVPVAAGKEDIKIYNRLAHTQVAPESTDNLRYKNRRLLALYFDMSAMRPAEQLRALSAAEKFVRTQLTEVDLVSILRYQGGSVDVLQDFTADRNKLLSILETLIVGEGQGSVESVDDASSADTGAAFGQDDGEFNVFNTDRQLSALQTAANMLGQLSEKKSLIYFASGLRLNGVDNQAQLHATVDAAIRAGVSFWPIDARGLVAGAPLGDATQGSPGNQGMYTGAAALATTGNFQQSQDTLFALAGDTGGKALLDYNDLTKGIVQAQQAISDYYIIEYYTSNPALDGRFRKIKVTLNKDANAKLDYRQGYFAGKVFSKFSVADKERQLEDALMLGDPITELTVAMEINYFQLNRAEYFVPIMVKIPGRELALAKRGGADHTLIDFVGEIKDIYGGITVENMRDNVNIKLSDATASELSHRPIEYDGGYTLLPGKYAIKFLARDDETGRIGTYQTNFVIPNLNKEDKRVPISSVVLSSQRVDMKDALYDAAKSKDQIKQAAVNPLVQDGKKLIPSVTRVFNSGREMYVYLQAYEEAATTPKPLVAFVSFYRDQAKVFETQPIAVTPAAGSHLGMVPLNFSLSLPPQLSPGEYDCQVTVLDPTDMKSTFWQAPIKIVQ
- a CDS encoding carboxypeptidase regulatory-like domain-containing protein, yielding MTYSILSQRVSRYLRLFCLLAFLFTSGLAIASEHHGQVTFNGLPVPGATITATQGGKKFVAISNEQGSYSFPDLPDGAWKIEVVMSCFSPVEQDVTISSNMPSIKWELKMLPLDQIIAQTKIIKPPPVLPPNPSVAATPGKIDAPKPAENAAMPKPADTSNQQSSDGFLVNGSVNNAATSQFTLAQAFGNTRKGSKSLYTGGLVLKLDNSALDARPYSLSGLDTPKSAYNTITAGLTFGGPLNIPHLMPRGPNFFIQYLTTRSSIATTDSGLVPTLEQRSATPIDPVAQALLALYPLPNVSGTSLYNYQIPILSASHQDVLQTRLDKSIGHRDEVYGSFAFQSTRADGTNLFGFLDTTDTLGINTTLNWQHRFNHSLYLNTGFSFSRLRTQVTPYFANRTNVSGLAGISANTPATPYGNNQDPTNWGPPSLTFSSGIASLSDAQSSFNRNRTDGIAPSLEWYRGHHNFTFGTDFRRQEFNYLSQQNPRGSYTFTGAVTGVSDFADFLAGIPDTSQIAFGNADKYFRQSVYAIYATDDWRIRPDLTLNVGVRWEYGAPITELKGRLVNLDVASGFSAVAPVLGSSPTGPLTDQSYPTSLIRPDKSGVEPRLGLSWRPIPGSSMVVRAGYGIYQDTSVYTGTALQLAQQAPLSTSLNVQYNSATCRLSLANGFIPCPPTTQDSFAVDPNFRVGYAQTWQVAVQRDLPAALQMTATYLGIKGAHGVQEFLPNTYPIGTVNPCPSCPLGFVYRTSNGSSTRQAGSIQLRRRLRSGFTASLQYTFSKSIDDDSVLGGQGPVAAGAVSQAAANASIAQNWLDLDAERGLSTFDQRHLLNATFQYTSGMGLGGGTLMTGWRGRAFKEWTVVGTIVAGSGLPETPIYLAAVPGTGVTGSIRPDRTSEPIHAATGGRFLNPSAFAAPQPGQWGDAGRDSIAGPGEFTFNLSLARTFRVGKKYNLDIRVDSTNLLNHVVFTSWNTTLNPVIGVASNPALSSPLFGLPASTNAMRSLQTTARLRF